A region from the Pseudomonas sp. P8_229 genome encodes:
- a CDS encoding thymidylate synthase, protein MKQYLELVSHVIQNGTKQANRTGINTISFPGAMLRFDLQEGFPAITTRKMAFKSAIGEMCGFLRGVNNAAEFRALGCKVWDQNANENAQWLANPFRQGEDDLGEIYGVQWRKWPAYKQIPLSNPAAIEQTLSNGYKQIAQGEEDGQAYVVLYKAIDQVRQCVDTIIKDPGSRRILFHGWNCAQLDEMALPPCHLLYQFHPNVETKEISLTLYIRSNDLGLGTPFNLTEGAALLSLIGRLTGYTPRWFTYFIGDAHVYENHLDMLNEQLKREPFAMPKLKISDRVPEFAKTGVYQPEWLELVEPSDFSLEGYEHHAPMTAPMAV, encoded by the coding sequence ATGAAGCAATATCTCGAACTGGTTTCGCACGTCATCCAGAACGGCACCAAACAGGCCAACCGTACCGGCATCAACACCATCAGTTTCCCGGGTGCAATGCTGCGTTTCGATCTGCAGGAAGGTTTCCCGGCGATCACCACCCGCAAAATGGCCTTCAAATCGGCTATCGGCGAGATGTGCGGCTTTCTGCGTGGTGTGAACAACGCCGCTGAATTCCGTGCGCTGGGCTGCAAGGTCTGGGACCAGAACGCCAACGAAAACGCCCAGTGGCTGGCCAACCCGTTCCGTCAGGGCGAAGACGATCTCGGCGAAATCTACGGCGTGCAATGGCGCAAGTGGCCGGCGTACAAGCAGATCCCGCTGAGCAACCCGGCGGCCATCGAGCAGACCCTGAGCAATGGCTACAAGCAGATCGCTCAGGGCGAAGAAGACGGCCAGGCCTACGTGGTGCTGTACAAAGCCATCGACCAGGTGCGCCAGTGCGTCGACACGATCATCAAGGATCCGGGCAGCCGCCGTATTCTGTTCCACGGCTGGAACTGCGCCCAGCTCGATGAAATGGCCCTGCCGCCGTGCCATCTGCTGTACCAGTTCCACCCGAATGTCGAGACCAAAGAGATTTCTCTGACCCTGTACATCCGTTCGAATGATCTGGGTCTGGGCACGCCGTTCAACCTCACCGAAGGCGCCGCGCTGCTGAGCCTGATCGGTCGCCTGACCGGCTACACGCCGCGCTGGTTCACCTATTTCATCGGTGATGCGCACGTCTACGAGAACCACCTGGACATGCTCAACGAACAGCTCAAGCGCGAACCGTTCGCCATGCCGAAACTGAAAATCTCCGATCGCGTACCGGAATTTGCCAAGACTGGCGTATATCAGCCGGAATGGCTGGAGTTGGTGGAGCCGAGCGATTTCTCGCTGGAAGGCTACGAGCACCATGCGCCGATGACCGCGCCGATGGCGGTCTGA
- the lgt gene encoding prolipoprotein diacylglyceryl transferase has protein sequence MLPYPQIDPVALAIGPLKIHWYGLMYLVGIGGAWLLASSRLNRFDPTWTKEKLSDLVFWLSMGVIVGGRLGYVLFYDLSAYIANPTLIFEVWKGGMSFHGGFIGVMLAAVWFGKRNGKTFFQLMDFVAPMVPIGLGAGRIGNFINAELWGKPTDVPWAMIFPPFSDPAQLPRHPSQLYQFALEGVALFLILWLFSRKPRPTMAVSGMFALFYGIFRFIVEFVRVPDAQLGYLAWNWLTMGQILCVPMIVGGLFLIWLAYRRAPAAPVAPTA, from the coding sequence ATGCTGCCTTACCCGCAGATCGACCCGGTGGCCCTGGCCATCGGTCCGCTGAAAATCCACTGGTACGGCCTGATGTACCTCGTCGGCATCGGCGGCGCATGGCTGCTGGCGTCGAGCCGGCTCAACCGTTTCGATCCGACCTGGACCAAGGAGAAACTCTCCGATCTGGTGTTCTGGCTGTCGATGGGGGTGATTGTCGGTGGACGTCTGGGTTACGTGCTGTTCTACGATCTGAGCGCCTACATCGCCAACCCGACGCTGATTTTCGAGGTGTGGAAGGGCGGCATGTCGTTCCACGGCGGGTTCATCGGCGTGATGCTCGCGGCGGTGTGGTTCGGCAAGCGTAACGGCAAGACGTTCTTCCAGTTGATGGACTTCGTCGCACCGATGGTGCCGATCGGTCTGGGTGCCGGGCGTATCGGCAACTTCATCAACGCCGAGCTCTGGGGCAAGCCGACCGACGTGCCGTGGGCGATGATCTTCCCGCCATTCAGCGATCCGGCGCAGTTGCCGCGTCACCCGTCGCAGCTGTATCAGTTTGCGCTCGAAGGCGTGGCGCTGTTCCTGATCCTGTGGTTGTTCTCGCGCAAGCCGCGTCCGACCATGGCGGTTTCGGGCATGTTCGCGCTGTTCTACGGCATCTTCCGTTTCATCGTCGAGTTCGTCCGCGTACCGGACGCGCAACTGGGCTATCTGGCCTGGAACTGGCTGACCATGGGCCAGATTCTGTGCGTGCCGATGATCGTCGGTGGATTGTTCCTGATCTGGCTGGCCTATCGTCGTGCGCCGGCAGCGCCCGTTGCGCCGACCGCTTAA
- a CDS encoding sulfite exporter TauE/SafE family protein: MEFLLYLALGACAGVLAGLFGVGGGIIIVPVLVFSFTLQGFDQSILTHLAVGTSLATIIFTSVNAVREHHRRGAVRWPIFMWMAVGILLGAGFGALTAEAISGPHLQKIIGVFALIISVQLALDIKPKASRTVPGKFGLTVAGSIIGWASAIFGVGGGSLTVPFLTWRSVPMQQAVATSSACGLPIALVSALSFMILGWHDPLLPPHSLGFVYLPALLGIALTSMVFARIGARLAHRLSPRLLKRLFAALLFSVGVSFLL; this comes from the coding sequence ATGGAATTTCTGCTCTATCTGGCGTTGGGCGCCTGTGCGGGCGTGCTGGCCGGGCTGTTTGGCGTCGGCGGCGGGATCATCATCGTGCCGGTGCTGGTGTTCAGTTTCACCCTGCAGGGCTTTGATCAGTCGATCCTCACCCATCTGGCGGTCGGGACGTCACTGGCGACGATCATCTTTACCTCGGTCAACGCCGTGCGTGAGCATCACCGTCGTGGCGCGGTGCGCTGGCCGATCTTCATGTGGATGGCCGTCGGCATTTTGCTGGGCGCCGGTTTCGGTGCCCTGACTGCCGAGGCGATTTCCGGGCCGCACCTGCAAAAGATCATCGGCGTGTTCGCCTTGATCATCTCGGTGCAACTGGCGCTGGACATAAAACCCAAGGCCAGCCGAACGGTGCCGGGCAAATTCGGTCTGACCGTGGCCGGCAGCATCATCGGTTGGGCTTCCGCGATTTTTGGCGTCGGTGGCGGCTCTTTGACCGTGCCGTTCCTGACCTGGCGCAGCGTGCCGATGCAGCAAGCGGTGGCGACGTCGTCGGCCTGCGGCCTGCCAATCGCCTTGGTCAGTGCATTAAGTTTCATGATTCTGGGGTGGCACGATCCGTTGTTGCCACCGCATAGTCTCGGTTTTGTGTATTTGCCGGCGCTGCTGGGCATCGCCCTGACCAGCATGGTCTTCGCCCGCATCGGCGCGCGTCTGGCGCATCGGTTGTCGCCGCGCTTGCTGAAACGGCTGTTCGCCGCTTTGCTGTTCAGCGTGGGTGTGAGTTTCCTGCTTTAA
- a CDS encoding NRDE family protein has product MCLIVFAWRPGHAQPLIVAANRDEFYARPSLPLAQWPEAPHVHAGRDLEAGGTWLGIGANGRFAALTNIRDPQQPPARKSRGELVARFLTGDASIDDYLSDVVGRAAEYAGFNLLLGNSHELWHFNARMSEPVMLESGVYGLSNAGLDTPWPKLLKAKAGLSAVLEDPQPEQLLALLSDTQTAPSAELPDTGVGMATESLLSSVFIASQSYGTRASTALIVQADGTRRMVERSFGPYGGHLGEVELCV; this is encoded by the coding sequence ATGTGCCTGATTGTTTTCGCCTGGCGCCCGGGCCATGCCCAGCCGCTGATCGTCGCGGCCAACCGTGACGAGTTTTACGCCCGGCCGAGCCTGCCCTTGGCGCAATGGCCGGAGGCGCCGCATGTGCACGCGGGGCGTGATCTTGAAGCCGGTGGCACCTGGCTGGGGATCGGGGCCAACGGGCGCTTTGCCGCGCTGACCAATATTCGCGATCCGCAGCAGCCGCCAGCGCGCAAGTCGCGGGGCGAGTTGGTGGCGCGGTTTCTCACGGGCGATGCGTCGATTGATGATTATTTGAGCGATGTGGTCGGGCGTGCGGCGGAATATGCCGGGTTTAATCTGCTGCTCGGCAATAGTCATGAGCTGTGGCACTTCAATGCGCGGATGTCGGAGCCGGTGATGCTGGAATCGGGCGTCTACGGGTTATCGAATGCCGGGCTGGATACGCCGTGGCCGAAGTTGCTCAAGGCCAAGGCTGGGTTGAGTGCGGTGCTGGAGGATCCTCAGCCTGAGCAGCTGTTGGCATTGTTGAGTGATACGCAGACGGCCCCATCTGCCGAATTGCCAGATACCGGGGTGGGCATGGCGACGGAGTCATTGTTGTCGAGTGTGTTTATTGCCAGTCAGAGTTACGGGACGCGGGCGAGTACGGCGTTGATCGTTCAGGCGGATGGGACTCGGCGGATGGTGGAGCGGAGTTTCGGGCCATATGGCGGGCATCTTGGGGAAGTTGAGCTTTGCGTCTAA
- the ptsP gene encoding phosphoenolpyruvate--protein phosphotransferase: protein MLNTLRKIVQEVNSAKDLKAALGIIVLRVKEAMGSQVCSVYLLDPETNRFVLMATEGLNKRSIGKVSMAPNEGLVGLVGTREEPLNLENAADHPRYRYFAETGEERYASFLGAPIIHHRRVVGVLVIQQKERRQFDEGEEAFLVTMSAQLAGVIAHAEATGSIRGLGRQGKGIQEAKFVGVPGSPGAAVGTAVVMLPPADLDVVPDKHITDIDAELALFKTAIEGVRADMRALSAKLATQLRPEERALFDVYLMMLDDASLGSEITTVIKTGQWAQGALRQVVTEHVNRFELMDDAYLRERASDVKDLGRRLLAYLQEERQQNLVYPEKTILVSEELTPAMLGEVPEGTLVGLVSVLGSGNSHVAILARAMGIPTVMGLVDLPYAKVDGIEVIVDGTRGEVYTNPSDVLRKQFAEVVEEEKQLALGLDTLRDLPCVTLDGHRMPLWVNTGLLADVARAQKRGAEGVGLYRTEVPFMINQRFPSEKEQLAIYREQLAAFHPQPVTMRSLDIGGDKSLSYFPIKEDNPFLGWRGIRVTLDHPEIFLVQTRAMLKASEGLNNLRILLPMISGTHELEEALHLIHRAWGEVRDEGTDVPMPPIGVMIEIPAAVYQTKELARQVDFLSVGSNDLTQYLLAVDRNNPRVADLYDYLHPAVLQALQTVVRDAHAEGKPVSICGEMAGDPAAAVLLMAMGFDSLSMNATNLPKVKWMLRQINLSKAKDLLAELMTIDNPQVIHSSLQLALKNLGLSKINPPAVNKAL from the coding sequence ATGCTCAATACGCTGCGCAAGATCGTCCAGGAAGTTAACTCCGCCAAGGATCTCAAGGCGGCGTTGGGGATTATTGTGTTGCGCGTCAAAGAGGCCATGGGCAGCCAGGTCTGCTCGGTCTACCTGCTTGATCCCGAGACCAACCGCTTCGTCCTGATGGCCACCGAGGGCTTGAACAAGCGCTCGATCGGCAAGGTCAGCATGGCACCCAACGAAGGTCTGGTGGGTCTGGTCGGCACGCGTGAAGAACCCCTGAACCTCGAAAACGCCGCGGATCACCCGCGCTACCGCTACTTCGCCGAGACCGGCGAGGAGCGCTACGCCTCTTTCCTCGGGGCACCGATCATTCACCACCGTCGCGTCGTCGGCGTGTTGGTCATCCAGCAGAAAGAACGCCGCCAGTTCGACGAAGGTGAAGAAGCCTTTCTCGTGACCATGAGCGCGCAGCTCGCCGGTGTAATTGCTCACGCCGAGGCCACCGGTTCGATCCGTGGTCTGGGTCGTCAGGGCAAGGGCATTCAGGAAGCCAAGTTCGTCGGCGTGCCGGGTTCGCCCGGGGCGGCCGTCGGTACGGCGGTGGTCATGTTGCCGCCGGCGGACCTGGACGTGGTGCCAGACAAGCACATCACCGACATCGACGCCGAACTGGCGTTGTTCAAGACCGCCATCGAAGGCGTGCGCGCCGACATGCGTGCGTTGTCGGCCAAACTGGCGACCCAGCTGCGCCCGGAAGAGCGCGCGCTGTTCGACGTCTACCTGATGATGCTCGACGACGCCTCGCTGGGCAGCGAAATCACCACCGTGATCAAGACCGGCCAGTGGGCTCAGGGCGCGCTGCGTCAAGTGGTCACCGAACACGTCAACCGTTTCGAGCTGATGGACGACGCCTACCTGCGCGAGCGTGCCTCGGACGTCAAAGACCTCGGTCGCCGCCTGCTTGCGTACTTGCAGGAAGAGCGCCAGCAGAACCTGGTCTATCCGGAAAAAACCATTCTGGTCAGCGAAGAGCTGACGCCGGCGATGCTCGGCGAGGTGCCGGAAGGCACGCTGGTCGGTCTGGTTTCGGTACTCGGTTCCGGTAACTCTCACGTCGCGATCCTGGCCCGGGCCATGGGTATTCCGACGGTGATGGGCCTGGTCGACCTGCCGTATGCCAAGGTCGACGGCATCGAGGTGATCGTCGATGGCACCCGCGGCGAGGTCTACACCAACCCCAGCGACGTACTGCGCAAGCAGTTCGCCGAGGTGGTCGAAGAAGAGAAACAACTGGCGCTGGGCCTCGATACCCTGCGTGACCTGCCGTGCGTGACCCTCGATGGCCACCGCATGCCGCTGTGGGTCAACACCGGCCTGCTGGCCGATGTGGCGCGGGCACAGAAGCGCGGCGCCGAAGGTGTCGGCCTGTACCGCACCGAAGTACCGTTCATGATCAACCAGCGCTTCCCGAGCGAAAAGGAACAACTGGCGATCTACCGCGAGCAGCTCGCTGCATTTCACCCGCAACCGGTGACCATGCGCAGCCTGGACATCGGCGGTGACAAGTCGCTGTCGTACTTCCCGATCAAGGAAGACAACCCGTTCCTCGGCTGGCGCGGGATCCGCGTGACCCTCGACCACCCGGAAATCTTCCTGGTGCAGACCCGCGCCATGCTCAAGGCCAGCGAAGGCCTGAACAACCTGCGGATTCTGCTGCCGATGATTTCCGGCACCCACGAACTCGAAGAAGCCTTGCACCTGATCCACCGTGCATGGGGCGAAGTGCGCGATGAAGGCACCGACGTGCCGATGCCGCCTATCGGGGTGATGATCGAGATTCCGGCAGCGGTGTACCAGACCAAGGAGCTGGCGCGGCAGGTGGACTTCCTCTCGGTCGGCTCCAACGACCTGACCCAATACCTGCTGGCGGTGGACCGCAACAACCCGCGGGTGGCCGATCTCTACGACTACCTGCACCCGGCGGTGCTGCAAGCTCTGCAAACGGTGGTGCGCGATGCGCATGCCGAAGGCAAACCGGTGAGCATCTGCGGTGAAATGGCCGGTGATCCGGCAGCGGCGGTGCTGTTGATGGCGATGGGCTTCGACAGCCTGTCGATGAACGCCACCAACCTGCCGAAGGTCAAGTGGATGCTGCGCCAGATCAACCTGAGCAAGGCCAAGGATCTGCTGGCTGAGCTGATGACCATCGACAACCCGCAAGTGATCCACAGCTCGCTGCAACTGGCGCTGAAGAATCTCGGGTTGTCGAAGATCAATCCGCCGGCGGTCAACAAGGCCCTCTGA
- a CDS encoding RNA pyrophosphohydrolase: MIDPDGFRPNVGIILTNDAGQVLWARRINQDAWQFPQGGINPEETPEDALYRELNEEVGLEREDVEILACTRGWLRYRLPQRLVRTHSQPLCIGQKQKWFLLRLISNEQRVRMDLTGKPEFDGWRWVSYWYPLGQVVTFKREVYRRALKELAPRLLARD; the protein is encoded by the coding sequence GTGATCGACCCCGATGGTTTCCGCCCCAATGTCGGGATCATTCTGACGAATGACGCCGGCCAGGTGCTGTGGGCTCGCCGTATCAATCAAGATGCCTGGCAGTTTCCGCAAGGGGGAATCAACCCCGAGGAGACGCCGGAAGACGCCTTGTACCGCGAGCTGAACGAAGAAGTTGGCCTGGAACGTGAAGATGTTGAAATACTGGCCTGTACTCGGGGCTGGTTGCGCTATCGTTTGCCGCAACGTCTGGTGCGTACCCACAGCCAACCGCTGTGCATCGGCCAGAAACAGAAATGGTTTCTCCTGCGCCTGATCTCCAACGAGCAGCGGGTGCGGATGGATTTGACCGGTAAACCGGAGTTCGATGGCTGGCGCTGGGTCAGCTATTGGTATCCGTTGGGCCAGGTGGTGACATTCAAGCGCGAGGTGTATCGCCGCGCCCTCAAAGAGCTTGCCCCGCGCCTTTTAGCGCGCGACTGA
- a CDS encoding HAD family hydrolase has product MRLALFDLDNTLLGGDSDHAWGDYLCERGFLDPIAYKARNDEFYQDYLAGKLDNAAYLNFCLEILGRTEMAVLDQWHNDYMRDCIEPIVLPKALELLKKHRDAGDKLVIITATNRFVTAPIAVRLGVETLIATECEMIDGRYSGRSTDIPCFREGKVTRLNRWLAETGHSLDDSYFYSDSMNDLPLLEQVANPVAVDPDPNLRAEAEKRGWPVISLRG; this is encoded by the coding sequence ATGCGCCTGGCTCTATTCGATTTGGACAACACCCTTCTGGGCGGCGACAGCGATCACGCCTGGGGCGACTATCTGTGCGAACGCGGCTTCCTCGACCCGATCGCGTACAAAGCACGCAACGACGAGTTCTATCAGGATTACCTGGCCGGCAAACTGGATAACGCCGCGTACCTGAACTTCTGCCTGGAAATCCTCGGCCGCACCGAAATGGCCGTGCTCGATCAATGGCACAACGATTACATGCGCGACTGCATCGAACCGATCGTGCTGCCCAAGGCGCTGGAGCTGCTGAAAAAGCACCGCGACGCTGGCGACAAACTGGTGATCATCACCGCCACCAACCGCTTCGTCACCGCACCGATTGCCGTGCGCCTGGGCGTTGAAACCCTGATCGCCACCGAATGCGAAATGATCGACGGCCGCTACAGCGGACGCAGCACCGACATTCCGTGCTTTCGCGAAGGCAAGGTGACGCGCCTGAATCGCTGGCTGGCAGAGACCGGGCATTCGCTGGATGACAGCTATTTCTACAGTGATTCGATGAATGATTTGCCGCTGCTGGAGCAGGTGGCGAACCCGGTGGCGGTTGATCCGGACCCGAATCTGCGGGCTGAAGCCGAGAAACGTGGCTGGCCGGTGATTTCGTTGCGCGGCTGA
- a CDS encoding DUF2269 domain-containing protein: METLTALKTAHMVATVVLLASALGLGIWVLLTRRKGDATAGSRTLQRPRVFIWLLMGLALLSMPFTGWGMVHLVGWPLGQTWLLASSVLYTVAALAWFWLLVRLNRLRKAPGGVGKFSFALALFSFVCFVAIAGLMGAKPV, encoded by the coding sequence ATGGAAACGTTAACCGCCCTGAAAACGGCGCACATGGTGGCGACGGTGGTGTTGCTGGCCAGTGCGCTGGGTCTGGGAATCTGGGTTTTACTGACACGGCGCAAAGGTGACGCAACGGCCGGCAGCCGCACCTTGCAACGGCCTCGGGTGTTCATCTGGCTGTTGATGGGGCTGGCGCTGTTGAGCATGCCGTTCACCGGCTGGGGCATGGTGCATCTGGTCGGCTGGCCACTGGGGCAGACCTGGCTGCTGGCCTCCAGCGTGCTGTACACCGTGGCGGCGCTGGCATGGTTCTGGTTGCTGGTGCGTTTGAATCGCCTGCGCAAGGCGCCGGGTGGCGTCGGCAAGTTCAGTTTTGCCTTGGCCTTGTTCAGCTTTGTCTGCTTTGTGGCGATTGCCGGGTTGATGGGCGCCAAGCCTGTTTAA
- the ilvA gene encoding threonine ammonia-lyase, biosynthetic yields MLEQYVKKILTSRVYDVAVETPLQNARQLSERLGNDIWLKREDLQPVFSFKIRGAYNKLTQLSDEERARGVVTASAGNHAQGLALAAKVLGVKATIVMPKTTPEIKVEGVRSRGGKVVLHGDSFPEALAYSLKLVDEKGYVYIHPYDDPHTIAGQGTVAMEILRQHPQPLDAIFVPVGGGGLIAGIAAYVKYLRPDIKVIGVEPDDSNCLQAAMAAGERVVLPTVGIFADGVAVAQIGQHTFDICKDYVDEVITVSTDEICAAIKDIYDDTRSITEPAGALGVAGIKKYVELRGVSGQTFVAIDSGANVNFDRLRHVAERAELGEGREAIIAVTIPEQAGSFKAFCEAIGKRQITEFNYRYNTGSEAHIFVGVQTHPENDPRSALLASLTEQGFPVIDLTDNELAKLHIRHMVGGRAAQVVDEVVLRFEFPERPGALFNFLNKLGGRWNISMFHYRNHGAADGRVVAGLQVPHDERHLVPAALAEIGYPYWDESDNPAYKLFLG; encoded by the coding sequence ATGCTCGAACAGTACGTCAAAAAGATCCTCACCTCGCGCGTTTATGACGTTGCCGTAGAAACCCCGCTGCAGAACGCTCGCCAGCTCTCCGAGCGGCTGGGCAATGACATCTGGCTCAAGCGTGAAGACTTGCAGCCGGTGTTCTCGTTCAAGATTCGCGGCGCCTACAACAAGCTGACGCAACTGAGCGATGAAGAGCGCGCCCGTGGCGTGGTTACCGCGTCGGCGGGCAACCATGCGCAGGGTCTGGCGCTGGCGGCGAAAGTACTGGGCGTGAAAGCGACCATCGTGATGCCCAAGACCACCCCGGAAATCAAGGTCGAAGGTGTGCGTTCGCGCGGCGGCAAAGTGGTGCTGCACGGTGATTCGTTCCCGGAAGCGCTGGCCTACTCGCTGAAACTGGTCGATGAAAAGGGCTACGTTTACATCCACCCGTACGATGATCCGCACACCATTGCCGGGCAGGGCACCGTGGCGATGGAAATTCTGCGTCAGCACCCGCAACCGCTGGACGCGATCTTCGTGCCGGTCGGTGGCGGCGGTCTGATTGCCGGCATCGCGGCGTACGTGAAATACCTGCGCCCGGACATCAAAGTCATCGGCGTCGAGCCGGACGACTCCAACTGCCTGCAAGCGGCCATGGCTGCCGGTGAGCGCGTGGTGCTGCCGACCGTGGGCATTTTCGCCGATGGCGTGGCGGTGGCGCAGATCGGCCAGCACACCTTCGACATCTGCAAAGACTACGTTGATGAAGTGATCACCGTCAGCACTGACGAGATCTGTGCGGCAATCAAGGATATCTACGACGATACCCGCTCGATCACCGAACCTGCCGGTGCCTTGGGCGTGGCCGGGATCAAGAAGTACGTCGAGTTGCGCGGTGTCAGCGGCCAGACCTTCGTTGCCATCGACTCCGGGGCCAACGTCAACTTCGACCGCTTGCGCCACGTCGCCGAGCGCGCCGAGCTGGGCGAGGGCCGTGAAGCGATCATCGCCGTGACCATCCCCGAGCAGGCCGGCAGCTTCAAGGCCTTCTGCGAAGCGATCGGCAAGCGCCAGATCACCGAATTCAACTACCGCTACAACACCGGCAGCGAAGCGCACATCTTCGTTGGCGTGCAGACCCACCCGGAAAACGATCCGCGCAGCGCGCTACTGGCAAGCCTGACCGAGCAAGGGTTCCCGGTCATCGACTTGACCGACAATGAACTGGCCAAGCTGCACATCCGCCACATGGTCGGCGGGCGCGCGGCGCAAGTGGTCGATGAAGTGGTGCTGCGCTTCGAATTTCCGGAGCGTCCGGGTGCGCTGTTCAACTTCCTCAACAAGCTCGGCGGACGCTGGAACATCTCGATGTTCCATTACCGCAACCATGGTGCGGCGGACGGCCGTGTCGTCGCGGGCCTGCAAGTGCCTCATGACGAGCGTCATCTGGTGCCGGCGGCGCTGGCGGAAATCGGTTACCCGTACTGGGATGAAAGTGATAACCCGGCCTATAAGCTGTTTCTTGGCTGA
- the rpiA gene encoding ribose-5-phosphate isomerase RpiA, with protein MTQDQLKQAVAQAAVDFILPKLDDKSIVGVGTGSTANCFIDALAQHKGAFDGAVASSEATAARLKGHGIPVYELNTVSDLEFYVDGADESDAHLNLIKGGGAALTREKIVAAVAKTFICIADASKLVPVLGEFPLPVEVIPMARSHVARQLVKLGGDPVYREGVLTDNGNIILDVYNLQITNPVELEAQINAIVGVVTNGLFAARPADLLLLGTSEGVKTLKAE; from the coding sequence ATGACCCAGGATCAACTCAAACAGGCAGTGGCTCAGGCCGCCGTCGACTTCATCCTTCCAAAACTCGACGACAAGAGCATCGTCGGGGTCGGCACCGGCTCCACCGCCAACTGTTTCATTGATGCGCTGGCCCAGCACAAGGGCGCGTTCGATGGCGCGGTCGCCAGCTCCGAAGCCACTGCCGCGCGCCTCAAGGGCCACGGCATTCCGGTGTATGAACTGAACACCGTCAGCGACCTGGAGTTCTACGTCGACGGCGCCGATGAGAGCGACGCGCACCTGAACCTGATCAAGGGCGGCGGCGCAGCCCTGACCCGCGAGAAGATCGTCGCGGCCGTGGCCAAGACCTTCATCTGCATCGCCGACGCCAGCAAACTGGTACCGGTGCTGGGCGAATTCCCGCTGCCGGTCGAAGTGATCCCGATGGCCCGCAGCCACGTCGCCCGTCAACTGGTGAAACTGGGCGGCGACCCGGTGTACCGCGAAGGCGTGCTGACTGACAACGGCAACATCATCCTCGACGTGTACAACCTGCAGATCACCAACCCGGTGGAGCTGGAAGCGCAGATCAATGCGATCGTCGGCGTGGTCACCAACGGCCTGTTCGCGGCGCGTCCGGCGGATCTGTTGCTGCTGGGCACCAGCGAAGGCGTGAAAACCCTGAAGGCTGAGTAA